A genomic window from Silene latifolia isolate original U9 population chromosome Y, ASM4854445v1, whole genome shotgun sequence includes:
- the LOC141631680 gene encoding uncharacterized protein LOC141631680, whose protein sequence is MKIFSWNCRGLGGADAPIVPYKKWSVRYYDISLVFLQETKCSLADSVCKTSSLNLPNSCGTNSAGLSGGLLLLWDDRSDVVPLVVDQHFILCKTVDHNLSFVRFALFMYGESCSELKASFWKEMKQLCSAYSPLCMIGDFNQIEQYSDKIGGSSSITGWNDFVDWRINSPLCELPFSGPRFTWANKRESSSLILERLDRGYATQDWLLKYPEAHIQNLFIFLSDHAPIILDFSARLTKPKRPYRVDIWCLNHSDIQNLVLSIWQSFSSDPVTSSVTYKLSQIRTGILNWVIQNRHQFMLDWSSFSQDLYASASHIHDSNSASQYLQNLRISEHEVHAQHSFWQQRAKSDFHLNDGLPTSFFFSRAKARQKNLRIISLKHNDGSWTSSESALSDLIMNHFQNLFTSSLPSTSFSELEDLSFPQLDVLQQDYLSQPFTASDVKKAFFDMKPNKSPGPDGFPPRFYQLFWHTVNVDITSAVLRFLNDGHLPPAWNNTHIVLIPKVVNPESISQFRPISLCNVIYRAASKCIALRLRKVTNNIIGQNQNAFLPGRLISDTGFLGHGIISYINQRRSGTRCFGAIKLDMNKAFDRVSWPFLFHVLKLFGFPKVFRKLIKACVKIVSLQVLINGTPSRRIFPQCDLSQGDPISPYLFILCMDILSLMIIKAESNRSIEGIKLSRNSPAISHLLYADDALLCFRLSPSACESLRDILISFSAFSGQMINHQKSYIKFSPNTPDDFRDHVTNILRVPSKQNFGNYLGVPIDIGRRKTAAFQFILDKISSKILSWGAAHFSQLAKLLLINTILIASFSHVASILPIPLQITTKINYLINLFWWKQSQNKRAQHWLSSDILQLPKTEGGLGMKNARIVSQALLSMTFWRCHHQHASLISTVLRPKYQKDFPIPEKVSKYSAASFAWKGVVKNTFLLRDGFAWKFGNRNLINIKNDAWILGTTPSLKSMFKSHSIRFADLLSGSTQWNKQNVFKFFNTVSARKICALELPPEPMDDFVYWKFTEDGRYSTSSGYSFLLHKCSTALTSHQSPATRDFKWSFIWSLPCQPNIKIFLWKIVHGILPTADVLIRRGMAVYPNFSFCHEEPESINHLFRDCQFVKRIWAASLLGIRSDDASSHISFSTWFQNFLRYTTRPSDGNALILLHFPLTMFAIWKHRNNVIFRNSCVCPDEIIAETARLSQQQFDFISHFKCYDSTTYLTEVITPVTYIPQRFSYYFRTEVVFNKNFSIGSFKVFCNDHVTYEALQCFGSPLFQNNILALNEAMTFASVFRLQAVLFQIHIIQLLRLMQDSSSSSFPVALSSSISRLKFFLSYNVTWYCNGIV, encoded by the coding sequence ATGAAGATTTTCTCTTGGAACTGTAGGGGTTTGGGTGGAGCGGACGCCCCTATTGTTCCGTACAAAAAGTGGTCCGTTCGCTACTATGATATTTCTTTAGTTTTTCTTCAAGAAACTAAGTGCTCTTTAGCGGATAGTGTTTGTAAAACTAGTTCACTAAACCTGCCTAATAGTTGTGGTACAAATTCAGCGGGTTTAAGTGGTGGTTTGCTTTTGCTTTGGGATGATAGATCAGATGTTGTGCCTCTCGTCGTTGATCAACATTTCATCCTCTGTAAAACTGTAGATCATAATTTGAGTTTTGTACGGTTTGCTCTTTTTATGTATGGCGAGTCTTGTAGTGAGCTTAAAGCAAGTTTTTGGAAAGAAATGAAGCAGCTTTGTTCCGCTTATTCTCCGCTTTGTATGATTGGTGACTTCAACCAAATCGAACAATACTCCGACAAAATTGGAGGCTCGTCCAGCATTACTGGCTGGAATGACTTTGTTGACTGGAGAATTAATTCGCCTCTCTGTGAACTTCCTTTCTCGGGCCCTCGGTTTACTTGGGCTAATAAAAGAGAGTCCTCAAGCCTTATTTTAGAACGTCTTGATCGTGGATATGCTACACAAGACTGGCTTCTCAAGTATCCTGAAGCTCATATTCAGAATCTCTTTATCTTTTTGTCGGACCATGCCCCTATTATACTTGATTTTTCTGCCCGTTTGACGAAACCAAAAAGGCCTTATCGTGTGGATATATGGTGTCTCAATCACTCCGACATTCAAAATCTTGTTCTATCTATTTGGCAAAGCTTCTCTTCTGATCCTGTTACTTCCTCAGTCACCTACAAACTTTCTCAAATCCGTACTGGTATTCTCAATTGGGTTATTCAAAATCGTCACCAGTTCATGCTTGACTGGAGTTCTTTCTCACAAGATTTATATGCTTCCGCTTCTCACATTCACGACTCAAATTCCGCCTCTCAATACCTGCAAAATCTTCGAATTTCTGAGCATGAAGTCCACGCCCAGCATTCTTTCTGGCAACAAAGAGCAAAATCCGATTTCCATTTAAATGACGGTCTTCCTACTTCTTTTTTCTTCAGCAGAGCTAAAGCAAGACAGAAAAATTTGCGTATTATCTCTTTGAAACATAATGATGGTTCCTGGACTTCGTCTGAATCGGCTCTTTCTGATTTAATTATGAACCATTTTCAGAATTTGTTTACTTCTTCTCTGCCTTCAACCTCTTTCTCAGAACTTGAAGACTTGTCCTTCCCCCAGTTAGATGTGTTGCAGCAGGATTATCTTTCTCAGCCTTTCACTGCAAGTGATGTAAAAAAGGCCTTCTTTGATATGAAACCTAACAAGTCACCAGGACCTGATGGTTTTCCACCCAGATTTTACCAGCTCTTCTGGCACACCGTCAATGTAGACATTACATCGGCTGTTCTCAGGTTCCTCAATGACGGCCATCTCCCTCCGGCGTGGAATAATACTCACATTGTTCTTATACCAAAAGTTGTTAACCCCGAATCTATATCCCAGTTCAGACCCATCAGTCTTTGTAATGTCATCTACCGTGCTGCCTCAAAATGCATTGCTCTCAGACTCCGCAAGGTTACTAATAATATTATCGGCCAAAATCAAAATGCTTTTCTTCCCGGACGACTCATCAGTGACACCGGTTTTCTTGGGCATGGAATTATTTCTTACATCAACCAAAGGCGAAGTGGTACTCGGTGTTTTGGGGCGAtcaaacttgatatgaacaaagcTTTTGACAGAGTCTCTTGGCCTTTTCTGTTCCATGTGCTCAAGCTTTTTGGTTTTCCTAAAGTTTTCCGAAAGCTTATTAAAGCCTGCGTCAAAATTGTCTCTTTACAAGTGCTTATTAATGGTACTCCTTCAAGACGTATTTTTCCTCAATGCGACTTGAGTCAGGGAGACCCCATTTCGCCTTACCTTTTTATTCTCTGTATGGATATTCTTTCACTAATGATTATTAAGGCGGAATCAAATCGTTCTATTGAAGGGATCAAGCTTTCCAGGAATAGCCCTGCAATTTCTCATTTACTATATGCTGACGATGCTCTCCTGTGTTTTCGGTTATCTCCATCTGCCTGCGAGTCTTTACGGGACATCTTAATCTCTTTCAGTGCTTTTTCGGGTCAGATGATTAACCACCAAAAATCTTATATCAAATTCAGCCCAAACACTCCTGATGATTTCAGAGACCATGTCACAAACATTCTCAGAGTACCTTCAAAGCAGAATTTTGGTAATTACCTTGGTGTTCCAATTGATATTGGCAGAAGGAAAACTGCAGCTTTTCAGTTTATTTTAGACAAGATATCTTCTAAAATTCTCTCCTGGGGGGCAGCTCATTTCTCACAACTTGCTAAACTTCTGCTTATAAACACTATTCTCATTGCCTCTTTTTCTCATGTTGCATCCATCCTTCCGATCCCTCTTCAAATTACCACGAAGATAAATTATTTAATCAACCTCTTTTGGTGGAAACAATCTCAAAATAAAAGAGCCCAGCATTGGTTGTCCTCAGATATTCTGCAGCTGCCAAAAACGGAAGGTGGTCTTGGTATGAAAAATGCTCGTATTGTTAGTCAAGCTTTGTTATCAATGACTTTTTGGCGTTGTCATCATCAGCATGCTTCACTTATTTCTACTGTGCTTCGCCCGAAATATCAGAAAGACTTTCCTATCCCCGAAAAGGTTTCAAAATACTCTGCTGCGTCTTTTGCTTGGAAAGGTGTTGTTAAAAATACCTTTCTTCTTCGGGATGGTTTTGCTTGGAAATTTGGGAATAGGAACTTGATTAACATCAAGAACGATGCTTGGATTCTTGGTACAACGCCTTCTCTTAAGTCCATGTTCAAATCACACTCTATCAGGTTTGCAGACTTACTTTCTGGTTCGACTCAATGGAATAAGCAAAATGTCTTTAAATTTTTCAACACGGTCTCTGCTCGAAAAATTTGTGCTCTAGAGCTTCCTCCTGAACCTATGGATGACTTCGTATATTGGAAATTCACTGAAGACGGAAGGTATTCCACCAGTTCTGGGTACTCGTTCCTTTTACACAAGTGTTCAACAGCACTTACCTCGCATCAATCTCCCGCTACAAGGGATTTCAAATGGTCTTTCATATGGAGCCTACCTTGTCAACCAAATATCAAGATTTTCCTTTGGAAAATTGTACACGGTATCTTGCCTACTGCAGATGTATTAATCAGAAGAGGTATGGCGGTTTACCCTAATTTCTCTTTCTGTCATGAAGAACCTGAATCCATAAACCATCTTTTCCGTGACTGCCAGTTCGTCAAACGAATTTGGGCTGCCAGCCTTCTTGGTATTCGATCAGACGATGCAAGTTCCCATATTTCTTTCTCCACCTGGTTTCAAAATTTTTTACGCTACACCACTCGACCCTCCGACGGTAATGCCCTTATACTGCTGCATTTTCCTCTCACTATGTTTGCAATATGGAAGCATCGGAATAATGTGATTTTCAGGAATAGCTGTGTTTGCCCTGACGAGATTATTGCTGAAACTGCTCGTCTTTCCCAGCAACAATTTGATTTCATTTCCCACTTCAAATGCTATGACAGCACTACCTACCTCACCGAGGTTATAACCCCTGTTACCTATATCCCGCAACGCTTTTCTTATTATTTTAGGACGGAGGTGGTTTTCAACAAGAACTTTTCCATTGGATCTTTTAAAGTTTTCTGCAACGATCATGTCACATATGAAGCGTTACAATGCTTTGGATCACCCCTTTTTCAAAACAACATTCTAGCTCTGAATGAGGCTATGACTTTCGCCTCAGTTTTCAGACTTCAAGCCGTACTTTTTCAAATCCACATCATCCAACTTCTGCGTCTGATGCAGGATTCCAGCAGCTCCTCTTTTCCAGTTGCTTTATCTAGTAGTATTAGTCGTCTCAAGTTTTTTCTTAGCTATAATGTTACTTGGTATTGTAATGGTATCGTGTAA